A window from Zingiber officinale cultivar Zhangliang chromosome 7A, Zo_v1.1, whole genome shotgun sequence encodes these proteins:
- the LOC121999169 gene encoding uncharacterized protein LOC121999169 encodes PLSIILQQNRLTGPNYIDWKRNLDIVLTAESYKFVLTEQCPEAPTGESTQEEIEYHRKWVKADEMARCYILASMSNVLQHQHQDLPTAYDIMNNLKELFGHQDRASRQEAMRKIMTATMQEGTPVRDHILKMMAYLNEIQILGGEIDGETQIDMILQTLPKSFEQFRLNYNMNKSIYSLAELLTELQAAEGLFRHNAQIHYAENGSTSKPRGKKKKK; translated from the coding sequence ccactgtccatcatacttcaacagaatagacttactggacctaattacatagattggaaaaggaacctggacattgtccttactgctgaaagctataaatttgtactgactgagcagtgccctgaagcacctactggtgaatctacccaagaggagattgaatatcataggaaatgggtaaaagcagatgagatggcgcggtgttacattttggcttcaatgtcaaatgtattgcaacatcagcatcaagatttaccaacagcctatgatattatgaacaatctcaaggaactctttggtcatcaggatagggcttctaggcaagaagccatgagaaagataatgacagccaccatgcaagagggtactcctgtaagggatcatatcctaaagatgatggcttatctgaacgagatacagatccttggaggagaaattgatggggaaacccagatcgatatgatcctccaaacgctacctaaaagttttgagcagttccgcctgaactataatatgaataagagtatttattcattagcggaactactgacagaacttcaagcagcagaaggattatttcgtcacaatgctcaaattcactatgctgaaaatggttctacttctaaaccgagaggaaagaagaagaagaaa